From the genome of Duffyella gerundensis, one region includes:
- the ubiB gene encoding ubiquinone biosynthesis regulatory protein kinase UbiB: protein MTLGEIRRAWFIVKTFLTYGLDEFIPQTRITLPIRLWRRTLFWVPNQHKEAAAGARLRLAMEHLGPVWIKLGQMMSTRRDLFPPHIADQLAMLQDRVAPFDGVKAKAQMEKSLGGPIETWFDDFDITPLASASIAQVHTATMKENGRKVVIKVIRPDILPVIKADMRLIYRLASWLPRLLPDGRRLRPAEVVRDYEKTLLDELNLLRESANAIQLRRNFENNTLLYVPEVFSDYCSETMMVMERIYGIPISDVVALEQHGVNMKLLAERGVQVFFTQVFRDSFFHADMHPGNIFVSYDHPEDPQYIAIDCGIVGSLNKEDKRYLAENFIAFFNRDYRKVAELHVDSGWVPADTNVEDFEFAIRTVCEPIFEKPLAEISFGHVLLNLFNTARRFNMEVQPQLVLLQKTLLYIEGVGRQLYPQLDLWKTAKPFLEDWIKDQVGIPAIIRAVKEKAPYWAEKLPELPELVYDSLRQHKRLQQSVDRLATDMQAQRTRHHQSRFLFGIGATLLLSGTAIVLKRPELDFLPAIMIAAGIVTWLVGWRKTN, encoded by the coding sequence ATGACGCTGGGAGAAATACGTCGAGCCTGGTTTATCGTAAAAACCTTTCTCACTTACGGACTGGATGAATTTATACCGCAAACGCGGATCACGTTGCCGATTCGTCTGTGGCGACGCACGCTGTTTTGGGTGCCGAATCAACATAAAGAAGCCGCTGCCGGTGCCCGTTTGCGCCTGGCAATGGAGCATCTGGGGCCGGTATGGATCAAGCTGGGTCAGATGATGTCGACCCGTCGCGATCTGTTTCCGCCGCACATTGCCGATCAGCTGGCCATGCTGCAGGATCGCGTGGCACCGTTTGACGGTGTGAAAGCGAAAGCGCAGATGGAAAAATCACTGGGCGGCCCGATTGAAACCTGGTTCGATGATTTTGATATCACGCCACTGGCTTCAGCTTCGATTGCTCAGGTACATACCGCGACGATGAAAGAGAATGGCCGCAAGGTGGTCATCAAGGTGATTCGTCCCGATATTCTGCCGGTGATCAAGGCGGATATGCGTCTGATCTATCGCCTGGCGAGCTGGCTGCCGCGCCTGCTGCCGGACGGACGCCGTCTGCGCCCTGCGGAAGTGGTGCGCGATTATGAAAAAACGCTGCTCGATGAGCTGAATTTGCTGCGCGAATCGGCCAATGCCATTCAACTGCGCCGCAATTTTGAAAACAATACGCTGCTGTACGTACCGGAAGTTTTCTCCGACTACTGCAGTGAAACCATGATGGTGATGGAGCGGATTTACGGTATTCCGATTTCGGATGTGGTGGCGCTGGAGCAGCATGGTGTAAACATGAAGCTGCTGGCCGAACGCGGCGTGCAGGTGTTCTTTACGCAGGTGTTTCGCGACAGTTTCTTCCACGCCGATATGCATCCCGGGAATATCTTTGTCAGCTATGACCACCCGGAAGATCCGCAATATATCGCGATTGACTGCGGGATTGTCGGCTCGCTGAACAAAGAAGATAAGCGCTATCTGGCGGAGAATTTCATCGCCTTCTTTAATCGCGATTATCGCAAGGTAGCCGAACTGCATGTTGATTCAGGCTGGGTGCCCGCGGATACCAACGTTGAAGACTTTGAGTTCGCTATTCGTACGGTGTGCGAGCCGATTTTTGAAAAGCCGCTGGCGGAAATCTCCTTTGGTCACGTGCTGCTGAACCTGTTTAATACCGCGCGTCGTTTCAACATGGAAGTCCAGCCGCAGCTGGTGCTGTTGCAAAAAACCTTGCTCTATATTGAAGGAGTAGGGCGCCAGCTCTATCCGCAGCTTGATCTGTGGAAGACCGCCAAGCCGTTTCTGGAAGACTGGATCAAGGATCAGGTCGGTATTCCGGCCATCATTCGTGCCGTCAAAGAGAAAGCTCCTTACTGGGCAGAGAAGCTGCCTGAGTTGCCGGAACTGGTTTACGACAGCCTGCGTCAGCACAAACGTTTGCAACAAAGCGTCGATAGACTGGCAACCGATATGCAGGCGCAGCGCACTCGCCACCATCAGTCACGTTTTCTGTTTGGTATCGGCGCCACGCTGTTGTTAAGTGGAACGGCCATCGTGTTAAAACGGCCGGAACTCGATTTTCTCCCCGCTATTATGATTGCGGCGGGCATCGTTACCTGGCTGG